The genomic stretch TTTGATTAAATAATTGCTTATTGGAAGGTTTTTTGCATATGCGAAAAAAGCATATGCAATAGGGAAAGAAAAAGAGGAACTAGATAGCCTCGTTATCCTCTTCACCTGTACGAATTCTGATAATTTTATCGATATCGCTTACGAAGATTTTACCGTCACCGATTTTACCTGTACGCGCTGATTCAACGATTGTACTTACAGTTTGGTCAACCATATCATCAGATACAACCATCTCCATTTTAATTTTTGGTAAAAAGTCTACCACGTACTCAGCACCACGGTAAAGTTCAGAGTGACCTTTTTGACGACCGTAACCTTTTACTTCGCTTACAGTCATACCTGTTACGCCGATCTCTG from Sulfurimonas sp. C5 encodes the following:
- a CDS encoding P-II family nitrogen regulator, with the protein product MKRVEAVIKPFKLEDVKDALAEIGVTGMTVSEVKGYGRQKGHSELYRGAEYVVDFLPKIKMEMVVSDDMVDQTVSTIVESARTGKIGDGKIFVSDIDKIIRIRTGEEDNEAI